Proteins encoded within one genomic window of Thermococcus celer Vu 13 = JCM 8558:
- a CDS encoding sodium-dependent transporter, producing MEQRDQWATKIGLILAMAGNAVGLGNFVRFPTQVAQNGGGAFMVPYFIALFFLGIPVMWIEWVAGRYGGKYGHGTLGPTYYLMARESLKPRSAFWWGVISGMLAFSLTVLLNSYYLHLIGWSAAYSWFSITGAYFGKNTGDFFSNYLNNHGEVMLFWGITVILLAIAVGQGVSKGIERWVKVMMPLLYIFAIIMVGYVFVLGSPIDPNWSTIDGFKFIWSPNWSYLGKHFYTVLLAATGQIFFTLSLGMGIIQNYASYLGPDDDVALSGLATVSLNEFAEVVLGGSLAVPLATAYAPKIVPPDVLSQGKSAALSWIGAKFGLGFSYTSLPNVFVSMGSAGKFFGALWFLLLWFAGFTSAIAMYNYLTALLEEDLGIKRKVGTWVVFLIYLIAGLPVIYISGYMDQVDAWVSFQLTLLALFDIIIAVYLFKPDNFWEELHKGAYMSVPGWYKPIILYIAPILLLIPLIGSAKSLIGATLEWPARLAIISMWIVGAIESYYSIKKKYREELEKNEVIIKV from the coding sequence GTGGAACAAAGGGATCAATGGGCAACTAAGATTGGTTTGATTTTAGCGATGGCGGGCAACGCCGTCGGTCTGGGTAACTTCGTGAGGTTCCCGACCCAGGTTGCCCAGAACGGTGGCGGCGCCTTTATGGTACCGTACTTCATAGCGCTATTCTTCCTCGGGATACCAGTGATGTGGATCGAGTGGGTCGCCGGTCGCTACGGTGGAAAGTACGGCCACGGCACGCTGGGCCCAACGTACTACCTCATGGCCAGGGAAAGCCTTAAACCGAGGAGCGCCTTCTGGTGGGGCGTTATCAGCGGTATGCTGGCGTTTTCACTGACGGTCCTCCTGAACAGCTACTACCTGCACCTCATCGGCTGGTCGGCGGCTTACTCATGGTTCAGCATAACAGGGGCCTACTTCGGCAAGAACACCGGCGACTTCTTCAGCAACTACCTCAACAACCACGGGGAGGTCATGCTGTTCTGGGGCATAACGGTCATCCTGCTGGCGATAGCCGTTGGCCAGGGCGTCAGCAAGGGTATCGAGCGCTGGGTCAAGGTAATGATGCCGTTGCTCTACATCTTCGCCATCATAATGGTCGGCTACGTCTTCGTCCTCGGTTCACCCATAGACCCCAACTGGAGCACCATCGACGGATTCAAGTTCATCTGGAGCCCCAACTGGTCGTACCTCGGCAAGCATTTCTACACGGTCCTGCTCGCCGCCACGGGCCAGATATTCTTCACGCTGTCGCTCGGTATGGGTATCATCCAGAACTACGCCAGCTACCTCGGTCCCGATGACGACGTCGCCCTGAGCGGTCTCGCCACGGTTTCACTCAACGAGTTCGCGGAGGTCGTCCTCGGTGGTTCACTCGCCGTCCCGCTGGCCACGGCCTACGCACCCAAGATCGTGCCGCCCGATGTTCTCAGCCAGGGCAAGAGCGCGGCCCTCTCATGGATAGGTGCCAAATTTGGCCTTGGATTCTCCTACACAAGCCTGCCCAACGTTTTTGTCAGCATGGGAAGTGCGGGGAAGTTCTTTGGAGCACTCTGGTTCCTCCTGCTGTGGTTCGCGGGATTCACCTCGGCCATAGCCATGTACAACTACCTCACCGCGCTCCTTGAGGAAGACCTCGGCATAAAGAGGAAAGTCGGCACCTGGGTGGTGTTCCTGATATACCTCATCGCCGGCCTACCGGTCATATACATCAGCGGCTACATGGATCAGGTCGACGCATGGGTCAGCTTCCAGCTTACTCTGCTGGCACTCTTCGATATAATAATCGCGGTGTACCTCTTCAAGCCCGACAACTTCTGGGAGGAGCTCCACAAGGGCGCCTACATGAGCGTTCCAGGATGGTACAAGCCGATAATACTGTACATAGCCCCAATACTCCTGCTGATACCCCTGATAGGTTCGGCCAAGAGCCTCATCGGGGCAACGCTCGAGTGGCCCGCCAGGCTGGCAATAATCTCAATGTGGATCGTCGGCGCGATAGAGAGCTACTACTCAATCAAGAAGAAGTACAGGGAAGAGCTGGAGAAGAACGAGGTCATCATAAAGGTATGA